In the Drosophila teissieri strain GT53w chromosome 3R, Prin_Dtei_1.1, whole genome shotgun sequence genome, CGCAGCAGCACCGCACCAAAGAGGCTTCGCTTCGCGTGAAGGCCAACACCTCCGCTCCTCCGACGGCTGCTACCGCCCAGAGAGGCGATGCCCCCACCTCGGCCGCCTTCCAGACGAACGCCGACGAAGGCACCACCAACGTGGGAACTGCCTCCCAAGTGGATCCCAAGGAGGTCAAGGGCAAGGTGCAAACCTTTTATCAGGTGCTCATAGACACCCGCGACTGTCCGTACATTGTAAGATGAACCGAGCCTTGCTTCGTTCGTTAACTAATAAGGCGTTTCGTATCTTGCAGCGCGCCCAGACCGAGGCGGTCACCTTTCTGGGCAACCAGGACTCCAATCGCAGCTTGTACGCTATCCCGGGGCTGGACTACGTGGCCCACGAGGACATCATGCCTTATAGCTCCAGCGAGAAGAGTCCGCTGCAGCATGAGCTGTTCGATAAGTTCCTTACACACGCTCCGGAGGCGGACCCGCCATTCGTGGGCCAGGACACGCTGAAGGCTTGGCAGGAAAAGAACCATCCCTGGCTGGACATGAGCGATGTGCACAAGGAGACCACGGAGAACGTCCGTATTACCGTGATCCCCTTTTACATGGGTTGCCGCGAGACACCTGCTAGTTCAGTCTACTGGGTGCGTTAATAAGTAACGCCATTGTTTAGTATAACGTAATAAAATACCTTTTCAGTGGCGGTACTGCATCCGGTTGGAAAACCTTGGCGAGCTGAGCGTGCAGCTGCGCGAGCGACACTGGCGCATTTTCTCATTGTCCGGAACCCTGGAGACGGTGCGTGGAAGGGGCGTGGTGGGC is a window encoding:
- the LOC122619419 gene encoding polymerase delta-interacting protein 2; protein product: MSLLVQVFKWDQRCRLHHRVGILLWRGVKKQAVYPTKLAEVGRLVEARDDRYETGQLFLHRIFGYRGVILFPWTARVYDRDLHNPGKINATTTASANTTQQHRTKEASLRVKANTSAPPTAATAQRGDAPTSAAFQTNADEGTTNVGTASQVDPKEVKGKVQTFYQVLIDTRDCPYIRAQTEAVTFLGNQDSNRSLYAIPGLDYVAHEDIMPYSSSEKSPLQHELFDKFLTHAPEADPPFVGQDTLKAWQEKNHPWLDMSDVHKETTENVRITVIPFYMGCRETPASSVYWWRYCIRLENLGELSVQLRERHWRIFSLSGTLETVRGRGVVGQEPILSPRLPAFQYSSHVSLQAPSGHMWGTFRLEREDGYSFDCKIPPFSLESKPDDLGPPTPATTSPHDKKRGDSD